The genomic region tcagtggtatcagtaatgtaaatgcagggtgaggattgtatggaaatgtatgtgtgtgagagtgttgaagtgcacaaagtaaagcaactGAAGAACCTCATACTCAACAAAACCGGAGTGCCTGCAGGGAAAAGCAGAGAGCCCagacaggagcagagaggctttaatatagctgcagagcaccagacccaggtgccctgagttactgcaatcagtgcaatcaatgcagccaatgcagcacagacagacaagccacaccctctctactgatggacccacaggggcatcacagccCCCCCCTTAAGACGGGGCCCCAAAGGGGTCCACGACAACCCAACATCCTTCTTTTTAACTCCAGCCTTGCGACTTCGTATTGCTTCTTCGCCTCCACTGCCTTTATGTCCCACTCCTCCTTGGGTTGGCTGGCGTTGAGCCACAGCATGTAGGCGCTCATCGGCCTCGCCGACCTCCTTCGGCCTTCTCTTCTTCGGCCTCCTCTCCTTCGCTCCTTCGGCCTCCTCTCCTTCGCTTTGCGGGGTTTCCTCTCTTTCTTCTCCTTCACCACTTTGActgtcttctccttcttctttgtctcgaTCTCAAAGTCAAAGGACCTTGCTGGACCACTTTTTCCAGACTCCGAAACAGGTAGGTCAGTGGACATCCTACGGCTCTGCACGCATGCAATATTATAAACTGGAGACACACTTGGAAATTGCAAACCACTCTCATCTGACTCCCCAGATGCCACCGGCCTGGAAACCACCACAGGCGGTGGCACACCAGCCCACACAGCACTACCAGCGAGATCGTTGCCCAAAATCATATGTACCCCATCAAGTGGCAACGCGGGACGCACGCCAATAGACACAACTCCCCGTACCAGCTCACAATCCAGCACTACTGTATGACGTCGCACAGGAATCAAGCCCATCTCCATGCCCCTCATCAGCACAAAATCCCCCGTTTCTGTCTCTGACGAAAAAGGCAACACTGACTCAACAATGAATGAGTATTTAGCCGCTGTATCACGCAACACCTTAATTGGCACATATTTGTCACTACCGACTACTGATACAACCGCTTCAGTGATGAACGGCTCAAAACCAGAACCCGCATCCGGGTCAGCACAAATCGGCTTCCTATCAGGCACCATGCCCGAGCCTACACCCAACGGGTTTTTTTTCAACACGGCAGAACAACACATGGCTGGAGCAAGTGGTGCCAAACGAGGCTTCCCCTTAGTTTCCAGCAACGGACACTGCTCCTTCCAATGACCCTCTCCTCTGCAATAATGACATAGGTCCACTTTGGCCCCCTCGGGTCGCCCTGTACCTACAAATCTACGGGAGGAGCCTGGTGAAAACTTTGCACCACCGCGGGCATAGCCATCGTCTTCTCCACGTTTCCAATCACCCCTAGAATACTTCTCAGTAAAACTGCCCTTATGTGTCAACACAAAATCGTCTGCTAATTCAGCAGCTCTAAACGCGGTGGAAGGTTTCTGTTCATTCACATAAGTGGCCACACGCTGAGGGagaatgtttttaaattgttcCAAGACAATGAGTTCACAAAGACCGTCAAAACTTGCAACCTTTGCTGCCGCGCACCACCGCTGAAAATGAGAAGTTAACTCACGGATAAACTCCACATGTGTCTGCTTATCCCCCTTGACCCAATTTCTGAACCTTTGACGATACGCTTCAGGAACTAGTTCGTAAGCCTTCAACACCGCTGATTTTACTGTAGCATAGTCCAAAGCCTTTTCGCCACAAACAGTTGAATAGGCTTCCTGTGCTCGCCCAGTGAGTACACACTGAAGTAACAGCACTCTGTCCGAATCTGACCAGTTTCTTGCCTCTGCTATGCGTTCAAATAGAGTGAAAAAGATGTCCGGGTCACGCTCATTGAACTTTGGCACTAATCGCAAGTAAGAAATGATATCGCCACTGCCTGATGCCGACCTATCACCACCAActctctactgatggacccacaggggcatcacagtaataaataaatgtcagtgTTATAACAGTGGCACAGAACAAGTAACAACTGCTCATCATGAAAACAATTCAAAGCTTCTTCTAAAAAATGAAACTTCAAATCTGAATACAGAGCATGGACATGCGGACAAAGAGCAAAGCAAAGAGGCAGCAGGATGAGCTCCTTATCTGATGATTCAAATCCTCCCCTTAACACCTGGACTCCACTGAACAGCCATTTTTCTTTGTCGTACTGTCgatgtttgttgtttttataatggAGAGTCTGTTTTGTTATGGCACAATGTGATCTAAGAGAGACACTTAAATGAAATATGTTTCATATATAGCCCTCCCTCCCACCAAGACATGACTGCTATGCTGCTGTATCAGATAAACAAACATAAATGGCTATTTATTTGCCTAACAGACAATATTAAAATCCACATATGCTGATTTTAATCTTACGTCTTTATTTACCCTATTTTCAGGGTGTTGTTTGAAGGTCCCAGGAAATGACTAACCAACTAACCAAACCAAGTTAATCTCAAAACACCTCAAATATAATTTGCGCAATTATGTTTTTACTTTCTGCTAGCCTTCTAATGTACAACCACACATAACTTCACAGAAATACATTTCTGAGAAAGTCCAACATGAAACAGAGCGACACAAAGTCAcgaaaatatgtttttaataaataatgtttaatCAAATACCACAACGATAAAGCCAGTTTTTGTTTCTGCTACCTTGTCAACTGATATATGACAATTCCTCTGAGTCTTTTTTGGGTCAAAGCCATTGTGATATTGCAATATTTATGAGAATCCTTTCTGTCCCCTTCATTTTACAAAAGTGATTTTTAACTGTCCTAAGATGCATTTTGTTCCTCTTGTATCAAATTACTTgtgaatatgttttgttttgtgaagttTAAGTACAGACATCACTCCGCAAAGGTTGCAATTGCTCCAATCAACTTAAGCACGATCATATTTTCACAAAATAAACATAGAGTGGGTAGACAAAATAACAAAGACACCTTTCAATATGTAACTCAGTACAACAACAGTACAAAGCTTGAGAACAACAAAATGCTCACACCTGTCAGTTAAGTACAATTATAAAGTAAGGGGCAGGTTAGCTAGCTTAGTATAAAGACTGCAAACAGGGGGAAACAGCTAGCATGGCTCTGTCCACAGCCCATTTGTCCTGGTAGCCAATCCTGGTAATGAACCCCCCCCAAAAAAGCCATTGCTGTCTAAAACCCTTTCCCCCCATTAACCACCCTCAAAAAGAAATGTAAGTACCTCTCTGCAAGAACGTGAATAACAGTTTTTTTACCAAAGCGTGAAACTAGCATCCAGTTGTGTTTACATCTCACTGTATTTCACAATATTGAATACATTTTGAGGTGTTTCTGTTATTTTGTCTACCCCCTGTATCTCTCTGGTTGATTTCACTCTAATCCAACTTTCCGCTCTCCCCGGGCTGTTAGCATATCCGACCCTCCGGAGCCTCGCCTTGATCAGACCCAGGCGTGGAGGCTGCCGGCCCAGTCCAACAGTCGCCCTCGGTACCAGGCACGTGAGATCGGCTGAATGAGAAGCAGGATTCGAAATCTTCGGACCAGCCCGCAGAAAATGGCCGCCGCCACGACCACGAGCGGTGACATCATCACAAAACCCAAGATGATGAGGGCGGAGCAGCTGTTGTCGTCAAGGTAGCCGCATATCGCAGAGGGGGCGTCAAGGACCTACAGTACAAGGAAAAACACAGAGGCATCATTAAAGCAGACATGGGGTGGCCCAGAGGACATGATGCACCTTTTGCGATCAGCAGGGGCTTCTTCTCTTCTGTCACAAAGCAAAGAGGTGAGAAttgttatttgtgtgtgttgatCTATGCTCGATGTGCAGAATGACGTTGTGGGTAGTGGGCTGTGAAAGAGTTTCTCCCAGCCTCCCTCTGCAGTTCAGATAAGAAATGGCTCAGTAGCTGTCAGTAACCCTCTGAGCTGTCAATCACCTTGTGAGGGCGaatgagagagaggaggaaagagATGGGAACTATAGAAAGACGTAAAACGGGTAGCTTCACAAGTACACTAACATCTTCACAAAAACATACAGACACAAAGTACAAGAACATCATCTCTTTCTCTGTCAAGCCCACTCAGACAAACTAAATCTCCTATTGTAAGACTTTTCAAAAGGAGCTTCCCCTCCACCAAAAGCACCCTAGCAACGGCAGTGTCTAACTCACTCatgaacacacagacacacacacctctgtcaAGTGCACTGTGCTCTCTCACAGTACAGCGTGTCAGTGCACAGCTGGCTCTGGCACCAAACCAGACACTCTTGTCTTCTCAGTGGGGCCCTTTTGCCATGTTCAGTCTGTCTCCACAAAAGGGAGAACTCTCTGACTGACATTGTCTGTAATTGTTTGCTCAGAACTGACATTTGCTCTGGCATAACCGCGATAATAGTCGCGTTGCATGCGAATGCATTCAATGTTCTTCATTATTGTATGCTCTTGTCATACTTCAGAAACCAAATCATTCAACACAGGGAAACCAGGGGGAAAGGACCAACTGTATCGAATGTAGGATGTGGTGTTATGAACAGTATGTTATAACACCCGTTGGTTGTGCATTTCAGTTTTAAAGCCTCGAGGTAAGCATTTTGACCATCACCATCTTGTATATTTGGAACCATACGTGACTGGAGAGGGTGGAGCAAAATACCAAAATACAACCAAGCACTGAACAAGACATATTGAAGCGACCATAAATGTTTTAACTGACTTAAATTTGATAACATCCATGAACTGAAAACACTTTGAGGGTTAATGTTGTAAACTGAACAAActgaaaacattcaaaaaagGGGTAGCAACCTGTCAATCACAAGATAGCCCAAACCAAAGTCAGGAAAAGGGTAATTTTACTCATACACTTCTATGCAACCCGAGATTTCCTTTTGTAATGATGTCCATTAGAGAGAATGCAGGTTTAAGGCACTTTTCCAAATTGGCTTCATTTTTAAATACCTCAAGGGTGCTATTTGGTTACAACCTGTGCAGTGAGACGAAGACAAAGCTGTATATCTTCACAGCATGAATCAGCATGATGCGTGCAATCACAATATTTTACTGATGATCTGTCTGCCCCGCATATCACTCATCCAAATAACAAGGCGCACCCTTCTCCTCACCTCATAACAAGAAAACTGACAAGCTCCAGCATTCACTTTAATCAATTGAAAGCTTCAAAACTATAGGTACAACCCGGATATTAAAAGCCTGAAAAACGTTGTGGAGATAGTGTCAGGTATAGATCACTGCTGTTAAAAAGGCTGTTTCCCTCAAAGACTCCAGGTGCCAGTTAGAGATAATCCTCTTTCTAAATGTCACAAGATTACTTGCCTAAACTTCCCTTGAAAAGTGCAGATGTCCTTCTTGTTGGATATGTAAACATACTGTCAGGTCGACACAGAGAGCACTTTCCTTTTTAAAGCTGCAGGACGTTTTTTTAGCCACTCGGGACACATGATCAATTACTCTGCTTAAAGCTCTGTTTTGCTCTTCAACAACTCCTTGAGAAAGAAACATCTGGCCCTCTAGCTAATAAATACTTCTTAATGTTCACCTGTTATTAattaactgtgtctgtctgtcttttggTGCTGTGTTTTGACTAAAAACAGATGCTTGCTTTAGCTGAAACACGATTGATGATCATTTTATGCGGGTTTACTTAATGAGCGACATTTTTACATCAGTAGTCATAATACTAGAATAATAGTAAACTTGTCCTCTCAGCTTGTACATTAAACAACAATAACCGCATAACAGAGTGATATCTCACCCTGGAGTGGCAGAGGAACCCAGCGTACAGCAGCAGCATTGCAGGGAGCAGCACCACAGAGAAGACAACAGCCAGGAGCAAAGCACTGGCTGAAACCACAAAGATGTCCCATAGGACGAGGGCCGCCCCACAGGCCAGGCATCCCACCCTGCCCCTGCGGCTGCCCCATTCACTGCCCCCGCTGTGGGCCACAGGAGGGGGTAGCATCTTCACTCCCTCCCCGATCCAGAACTCATCTTCTTTCTCTTCCTCGACTGAACCATCCTCCAGGTCCACATCCACACCACACATCCTGAGGCAGAAGGAGAGATAGAAAATGGGAGAGCGGGTTTTGGGGTAATACTGATACATCCCTTGAGTTGTTATTGAATGGATGAAAAAGAGATAGAAAAAGAGAATATGCATGCAAAAACATTCCTGtgcctttttaaatgtgtataaTGATAATCTGTTGTAATGGACAATTAAGTTATTTAACATGTTTGCAATGCCCTGCCCTTCTTCTCTTTaaaaaaagacacacacacacacacacacacacacacacacacacacacacacacacacacacacacacacacacacacacacactctgagctGTCTTCATCGCTCCTCTGGTCGATGTCATTGATCAGGGCTTTGTCACTGAAGCACTGACTGTATGCCAATGCGTTCCATTTTAAATCGACTGaaatctttttttatatttaaccCTGAACGACCTGCTGCTGAGCTGCATACACAAACCAGGAGCATcacacgggacaggacacaTCTGGTCGATGTCATTGTTCAGGGCGTTCAGGGCTTTGTCACTGAAGCATTGGCATACAGTCAGTGCTTCAGCATTTGTAACTCACCTTAATCATGATTATAATCTGAATgcatgtctgctttatttgcttttcctttatt from Pseudochaenichthys georgianus chromosome 5, fPseGeo1.2, whole genome shotgun sequence harbors:
- the LOC117447245 gene encoding transmembrane protein 88-like, yielding MCGVDVDLEDGSVEEEKEDEFWIGEGVKMLPPPVAHSGGSEWGSRRGRVGCLACGAALVLWDIFVVSASALLLAVVFSVVLLPAMLLLYAGFLCHSRVLDAPSAICGYLDDNSCSALIILGFVMMSPLVVVAAAIFCGLVRRFRILLLIQPISRAWYRGRLLDWAGSLHAWV